One genomic segment of Spirochaetota bacterium includes these proteins:
- a CDS encoding GAF domain-containing protein has protein sequence MKLKGFFVRYSTPAASVLIAGISLAVLLSWIMNVPAAFTLMQNSIPMPPVAAVLCLLLSPALVFMRSKDRAMKKTAAVLAVIVIAVLIVQTVFLYGAADAYRRMVLQGNFMFGIPIGHMSPIGIGIVALIALAVLLESLSYRTRRIVDTAALLAMIAACIITTGYWYGAPFLYGGSIIPVPFVSASVFIMAAFAVLMAKPDALFARILTGQTVFASLIRYLVPAITIVVLFIGWHESAITIKMAKQAGVIVNSIMTLLAIALLVFVSVVISRRVGRKLEESENRLAATLRSIGDGVISTDDKGNVIAPNSVAEKLTGWETREAFEKPLGEVFPIINAQTRDIAENPVARVLKEGIVVGLANHTALIAKDGTERQIADSAAPIRDGEGKIIGTVLVFRDVTDEYAMREAVAKSEAQYRKLFSEMISAFAYHEIICDADGKPVDYRFLAVNEAFERLTGFPRDSIIGKTVLEVMPGTESVWIENYGRVALSGEPMQFENYAAEIGKYYEVRAYSPKRGTFAVMFQDITEKKRMDSEREATIEILRLINSRNNSHELIQAVTGYLKEWSGCEAVGIRLKDGDDYPYFETRGFPAEFVAMENTLCERDLSGQVKRDDIGNPVLDCMCGNILAGRFDPSKPFFTEHGSFWSNCTTELLASTTEADRQARTRNRCNAEGYESVALIPLRYGKGTLGLIQINDHRRDRFSEVFIGMLERMADSLAIALTQRNAERSLRENETMLQCLWKISQFRAKSVQEILDFTLTESVALSGSTIGYIYHYDEEKKEFTLNSWSRDVMKECRIMEPQTVYQLDKTGIWGEAVRQRKAVIDNDFSRPNPLRKGYPQGHVHLDTFMSVPIFSGEKIVAVAGVGNKKSGYSDSDVQMLSHLMDSAWKIVERFEAMESVKKHEEALMQADKLQSLGVLATGIVHEINQPLMAISMALDILALKAGDGAYTAVKVASMKEYVSRITKIVDEVRTFAREKHDDTGTFSMNTAVRNVLGMIGTQLKGHTIRVIESLDEAMPTVTGDLYRFEQVVLNIVTNARYAVETCAVKPEGAEISIRTYSNGRKAIMQIRDNGAGIPEGVKRNLFTPFYTTKPVGDGTGLGLSIAYGIIKSMGGDIDVVSEEGRFTEFTITLPVRQE, from the coding sequence ATGAAACTCAAGGGATTCTTCGTACGATACAGCACACCTGCCGCGTCCGTTCTCATCGCCGGCATCTCTCTCGCGGTGCTCTTGTCATGGATAATGAACGTTCCGGCTGCGTTTACGCTCATGCAGAATTCCATCCCCATGCCCCCGGTAGCGGCCGTGCTCTGCCTGCTTCTGTCGCCGGCGCTCGTGTTCATGCGTTCGAAGGACCGCGCCATGAAGAAAACGGCGGCGGTACTCGCCGTCATAGTCATTGCTGTCCTTATCGTGCAGACCGTGTTCCTCTACGGTGCAGCCGATGCGTATCGGCGAATGGTACTGCAGGGGAATTTCATGTTCGGCATCCCCATCGGACACATGTCGCCTATCGGCATTGGCATCGTTGCTCTCATAGCACTCGCTGTCCTTCTCGAGTCGCTGTCCTATCGTACCCGGCGCATTGTCGATACCGCGGCGCTCCTTGCGATGATCGCCGCCTGCATAATAACGACAGGCTACTGGTACGGTGCGCCGTTTCTCTACGGCGGCAGCATCATACCCGTGCCGTTCGTGAGCGCCTCTGTTTTCATTATGGCTGCATTTGCCGTGCTCATGGCAAAGCCCGATGCGCTCTTCGCGCGCATACTCACCGGGCAGACGGTGTTCGCTTCTCTCATACGCTATCTCGTTCCCGCGATCACCATCGTCGTTCTTTTTATCGGCTGGCATGAGTCAGCGATAACGATAAAGATGGCAAAGCAGGCAGGCGTTATTGTCAATTCGATAATGACGCTTCTCGCCATAGCACTTCTCGTATTTGTTTCCGTCGTGATATCCCGCCGTGTCGGGAGAAAGCTCGAGGAGAGCGAGAACCGCCTTGCGGCCACGCTTCGTTCCATCGGCGACGGCGTTATCTCGACGGATGATAAAGGGAATGTCATTGCGCCTAACAGCGTTGCTGAAAAGCTCACCGGCTGGGAAACACGGGAAGCATTCGAAAAACCGCTTGGCGAGGTATTCCCTATCATCAATGCGCAGACGCGGGATATCGCTGAAAACCCCGTTGCACGTGTGCTCAAAGAGGGTATTGTGGTCGGTCTTGCCAATCATACGGCGCTTATTGCGAAAGACGGCACGGAGCGTCAGATAGCCGACAGTGCGGCGCCCATTCGTGACGGTGAAGGAAAAATCATCGGCACCGTGCTTGTGTTCCGCGATGTAACAGATGAATACGCCATGCGTGAAGCGGTGGCGAAAAGCGAGGCACAGTACCGCAAACTTTTTTCCGAGATGATATCCGCGTTCGCCTACCATGAGATCATCTGCGATGCGGACGGAAAGCCGGTTGATTACCGCTTTCTCGCAGTGAACGAAGCCTTTGAGCGATTGACCGGCTTTCCGCGTGACAGCATTATCGGTAAAACCGTGCTCGAGGTCATGCCCGGCACCGAATCGGTGTGGATAGAAAATTACGGACGCGTAGCGCTTTCCGGCGAGCCGATGCAGTTTGAGAATTACGCCGCGGAAATAGGGAAATATTACGAAGTGCGGGCGTACAGTCCAAAGCGCGGTACCTTCGCCGTCATGTTCCAGGATATTACCGAGAAAAAGCGCATGGACAGCGAGCGCGAAGCGACCATAGAGATACTGCGCCTGATCAATTCGCGTAATAATTCGCATGAGCTCATACAGGCGGTGACCGGCTATCTCAAGGAATGGTCGGGGTGCGAAGCGGTCGGCATACGCCTTAAGGACGGCGATGATTATCCCTACTTTGAAACGCGCGGTTTTCCCGCCGAATTCGTCGCCATGGAGAATACGCTCTGCGAACGCGACCTCAGCGGACAGGTAAAACGCGATGACATCGGTAATCCCGTGCTCGACTGTATGTGCGGGAATATTCTTGCGGGGCGTTTCGATCCGTCAAAGCCGTTCTTTACGGAGCACGGGAGTTTTTGGAGCAATTGCACGACGGAGCTCCTTGCATCGACCACCGAGGCGGACCGACAAGCGCGTACGCGTAACCGCTGCAACGCCGAGGGCTACGAATCGGTGGCGCTCATCCCGCTCAGGTATGGGAAGGGAACGCTCGGTTTGATACAGATCAACGATCACCGACGGGACCGTTTTTCTGAAGTTTTCATCGGCATGCTCGAACGCATGGCTGATTCGTTGGCGATAGCGCTTACCCAGCGCAACGCGGAGCGATCGCTTCGCGAGAACGAGACCATGCTGCAATGCCTCTGGAAAATATCGCAGTTCCGCGCGAAAAGCGTGCAGGAGATACTCGATTTCACGCTTACCGAATCGGTAGCGCTTTCCGGCAGTACCATCGGATACATTTATCACTACGATGAGGAAAAGAAGGAGTTCACGCTCAACAGCTGGTCACGCGATGTGATGAAAGAATGCAGGATAATGGAACCGCAGACGGTGTATCAGCTCGATAAGACCGGTATTTGGGGAGAGGCGGTGCGGCAGCGAAAGGCCGTCATTGATAATGATTTTTCCAGGCCCAATCCGCTCAGGAAGGGATACCCGCAAGGGCATGTGCATCTTGATACGTTCATGAGCGTGCCGATATTTTCCGGCGAGAAGATAGTCGCGGTCGCCGGTGTGGGGAACAAGAAGAGCGGCTACAGCGATTCCGATGTGCAAATGCTGTCGCATCTCATGGACAGCGCGTGGAAGATAGTCGAACGCTTTGAGGCGATGGAGTCGGTGAAAAAGCACGAAGAGGCGCTCATGCAGGCGGATAAGCTTCAGTCCCTCGGCGTGCTCGCCACCGGCATCGTGCATGAGATCAACCAGCCGCTCATGGCCATATCGATGGCGCTCGACATCCTTGCGCTGAAGGCCGGCGACGGGGCGTACACGGCGGTCAAGGTCGCTTCCATGAAAGAATATGTATCGCGCATCACGAAGATCGTCGACGAGGTCCGCACGTTCGCTCGCGAGAAGCATGACGACACCGGTACGTTCTCCATGAACACCGCCGTGCGCAATGTACTCGGCATGATAGGCACGCAGCTCAAAGGGCATACGATACGTGTCATCGAATCGCTCGATGAAGCGATGCCGACCGTCACGGGCGATCTGTATCGCTTCGAACAGGTGGTGCTCAATATCGTAACGAACGCGCGATATGCGGTCGAGACATGCGCTGTCAAGCCGGAAGGCGCCGAGATATCGATACGTACGTATTCGAACGGCCGGAAGGCGATTATGCAGATACGCGATAATGGTGCGGGCATTCCCGAGGGAGTGAAACGCAATCTTTTTACGCCGTTCTACACGACGAAGCCCGTCGGTGACGGCACCGGACTGGGGCTTTCCATCGCCTACGGCATCATCAAGAGCATGGGCGGGGACATCGATGTGGTGAGCGAGGAGGGGCGATTCACCGAGTTCACGATAACGCTGCCGGTACGCCAGGAGTAG
- a CDS encoding AraC family transcriptional regulator: MIRKRIAAMMGERTELLPVYERFPFFIRDSRIESTIDMHAHEFFEIDMILDGSGTNETRTGKNPVSTGDIVLGNQFEGHALIPGPSLGVRSIKFGRSLLEDDFSARLLLPFISRLPEFRAKLPLEKSVRADVFAVSSALVSEYEGQKAHWERTVVSLFSAVLTMIYRSYETYASRRGIRVSETAQPLITSILAYLDANYTTDLRIAAMLKQFSISASHANTVFKRATGRSIKDYLTVKRLARARKLLAETTTPISDICFAAGFSDISNFNRAFKAFTGKAPGEFRRDPR; encoded by the coding sequence ATGATACGCAAACGGATAGCCGCCATGATGGGCGAGCGCACGGAGCTTCTTCCCGTGTACGAGCGCTTCCCCTTTTTCATACGCGACAGCCGTATTGAAAGCACTATCGATATGCATGCGCATGAATTCTTCGAGATAGATATGATCCTTGACGGGAGCGGTACGAACGAGACGCGCACAGGAAAAAACCCGGTGAGCACGGGTGATATCGTGCTCGGCAATCAGTTCGAGGGACATGCGCTCATACCGGGTCCATCGCTCGGCGTCCGCTCGATAAAATTCGGACGGTCACTGCTCGAGGATGATTTCAGCGCACGGCTCCTCCTGCCGTTCATAAGCCGCCTTCCGGAGTTCCGCGCGAAACTGCCGCTCGAGAAGAGCGTTCGTGCGGACGTGTTCGCCGTCTCCTCGGCGCTCGTGAGCGAATACGAAGGACAGAAGGCGCATTGGGAGCGTACGGTGGTATCGCTCTTTTCTGCGGTGCTGACGATGATATACCGTTCGTACGAGACGTATGCGTCGCGCCGCGGCATACGGGTAAGCGAAACGGCGCAGCCGCTCATAACCTCGATACTCGCCTATCTGGATGCGAACTATACCACGGATCTGCGCATCGCAGCAATGCTCAAGCAGTTCTCGATATCCGCTTCGCATGCGAACACGGTGTTCAAACGCGCGACCGGACGCTCGATAAAGGACTATCTTACCGTTAAGCGGCTCGCCAGGGCGCGAAAGCTCCTTGCAGAGACGACAACGCCGATATCCGACATCTGCTTTGCCGCGGGCTTCAGCGATATCAGCAATTTCAACCGTGCGTTCAAGGCATTCACCGGCAAGGCGCCGGGGGAATTCCGGAGAGATCCGCGGTGA
- a CDS encoding glycoside hydrolase family 130 protein, whose protein sequence is MNDITTARCIVRSPSNPVLTSRNVPYESELTYNVGVIKWQGKYVMTFRNDYGASEKDFDDLNAGRRSTWPSLRSNIGLAFSNDGVTWDVQKKPCFDMHDDEVIKAYDPRITVLDGRVYMCFATDTKHGLRAGIAVTDDFEKFEVLHLTVPDNRNMVMFPEKIGGKFVRLERPFPVYSRGGKDRFDIWMSRSPDCRYWGDSDLVLAVEDVPYSNDKIGPAAPPVKTKKGWLTAFHAVDRDDEHRGKNGWEKKWTKRYTAGIMLLDLADPSKVIGMSKEPLIAPEVSYEISGGLRNNVIFPGGMILEDSGEVKIYYGAADTVTCLATAHVDDLLRLCSAKR, encoded by the coding sequence ATGAACGATATAACGACCGCGCGCTGCATCGTGAGGAGCCCCTCCAATCCGGTACTGACGAGCAGGAACGTGCCCTACGAATCGGAGCTGACATACAATGTCGGCGTCATCAAATGGCAGGGAAAATATGTGATGACGTTCCGGAACGATTACGGCGCAAGCGAGAAGGATTTCGACGATCTCAATGCCGGCCGCCGCAGTACGTGGCCGTCGCTTCGGTCGAACATCGGTCTTGCGTTCAGCAATGACGGCGTAACATGGGACGTGCAGAAAAAGCCCTGCTTTGACATGCACGATGATGAAGTGATAAAAGCGTATGACCCGCGTATCACCGTTCTCGATGGGCGCGTGTACATGTGTTTCGCTACCGATACAAAACACGGACTGCGTGCGGGCATCGCCGTTACCGATGACTTTGAGAAATTCGAAGTGCTCCACCTGACAGTGCCGGACAACCGCAATATGGTGATGTTCCCCGAAAAGATCGGCGGAAAATTCGTGCGCCTTGAGCGCCCGTTCCCCGTGTACAGCCGCGGCGGGAAGGACCGATTCGATATATGGATGTCCCGTTCCCCCGACTGCCGCTACTGGGGCGATTCTGACCTTGTGCTCGCCGTCGAGGATGTGCCGTATTCGAACGACAAGATCGGCCCCGCCGCACCGCCGGTGAAGACAAAAAAAGGGTGGCTCACCGCTTTCCACGCGGTGGACCGTGACGATGAACACCGCGGCAAGAACGGCTGGGAAAAAAAATGGACGAAGCGCTACACCGCCGGCATCATGCTCCTCGATCTTGCCGATCCCTCGAAGGTGATAGGCATGTCCAAGGAGCCGCTCATCGCGCCGGAGGTGTCCTACGAGATCTCCGGCGGGCTTCGCAATAATGTCATTTTCCCCGGCGGGATGATACTGGAAGACTCGGGCGAAGTGAAGATATACTACGGTGCCGCGGACACGGTGACCTGCCTCGCCACCGCGCATGTTGACGACCTTCTGCGATTGTGCTCCGCAAAACGATAA
- a CDS encoding glycoside hydrolase family 130 protein, with protein sequence MTMVQKLTSSSIIKRCAKNPVLTKKDVPYDSELVFNAGIVKYQGKYVMVFRNDFGATEKDVNDFFTGKRKDWPPLRTNIGLAYSDNGIDWKVAPKPCFAIDDLKGEITHAYDPRLTVIDGRVYMCFATNTKHGLRAGIAVTDDFDKFEILHLTTPDNRNMVLFPEKIGGKYVRLERPFPVYSRGGKDRFDTWLSASPDMRYWGDSELVLAVENVPFADDKIGPASPPVRTNKGWPTCFHAVDRDDTNRGKNGWEKTWTKRYTAGIMLLDLNDPSKVIGMSKQPLIAPEAAYETSGGYRNDVIFPGGMILEESGEVKIYYGAADTVECLATANVDDLIALCTEKK encoded by the coding sequence ATGACCATGGTACAAAAACTCACTTCAAGCAGCATCATCAAGCGATGCGCGAAGAATCCCGTTCTTACGAAAAAGGATGTTCCCTACGATTCCGAGCTCGTATTCAATGCCGGCATCGTGAAGTATCAGGGAAAATATGTGATGGTGTTCAGGAACGATTTCGGCGCCACCGAAAAGGATGTGAACGACTTCTTCACCGGCAAGCGCAAGGATTGGCCGCCATTGCGAACGAATATCGGGCTCGCATACAGCGACAACGGCATCGATTGGAAGGTCGCACCGAAGCCCTGTTTTGCCATCGATGATCTTAAGGGAGAGATAACCCACGCCTACGATCCGCGGCTTACCGTCATCGACGGGCGTGTGTATATGTGCTTCGCCACGAACACGAAACATGGACTCCGCGCAGGCATCGCCGTTACCGACGACTTCGATAAATTCGAGATACTCCATCTCACGACGCCGGACAACCGCAATATGGTGCTCTTCCCTGAAAAGATCGGCGGGAAATATGTGCGCCTTGAGCGCCCGTTCCCCGTGTATAGCCGCGGCGGCAAGGACCGCTTCGACACCTGGCTTTCCGCATCGCCTGATATGCGCTACTGGGGCGACAGCGAACTCGTGCTTGCCGTGGAGAACGTTCCCTTCGCCGATGACAAGATAGGCCCCGCCTCCCCGCCGGTGAGAACGAACAAGGGATGGCCCACCTGCTTCCACGCCGTCGACCGCGACGATACGAACCGCGGGAAGAACGGCTGGGAGAAGACATGGACGAAGCGATACACCGCGGGCATCATGCTCCTTGATCTCAACGATCCGTCGAAGGTTATCGGTATGTCCAAACAGCCGCTCATAGCGCCGGAAGCGGCGTATGAAACGAGCGGCGGCTACCGCAATGATGTCATTTTCCCCGGCGGCATGATACTGGAAGAGAGCGGCGAGGTGAAGATATACTACGGCGCTGCCGATACGGTGGAATGCCTTGCCACCGCGAACGTGGATGACCTCATTGCGCTGTGTACCGAGAAGAAGTAA
- a CDS encoding ATP-binding protein: MAASFDNYAKIVAELLAAPGVESICDYLGEIVKRESGADYLVVGIYDPVSGMNQPRAVLGLGDRMKSIMGRLRSDPLKVRFGSIPADTMPDPELFRRHIEKVEGGIGILMKGKVNRSVCAAAEAMLGITGVWGMGLFSGNNVYGSVSFIFCQGRTPEKSSFIESLVNMAALVLERRIAEYDSRQDEQKQVADLLEQSRERYRELVETLPVTIFETDIRGNVTYANPAGYSLFGYDPDDVANGLSIFTMLAPEEIEKARERVGRIVSGAVTDTTNDYSIVRKDGAPRRVRIQATIVRNDSTPVGIRGIALDITEVESAEQMRRQHEQMLIQSDKLMSLGEMAAGLAHEINQPLTVISLASANAEYGADDRHPDLPRVREKLIAVRHAVARIRTLIDHVRAFSRDEELRGTTFSVHEAIENARALFSAQYREHEIDVSTDLGCTVPTAMGNSFRFEQVIINLLSNAKYAIDEKRASADAAYRGTIQIRTGETKNHIYAEMNDNGCGMSAAVLGRIFEPFFTTKPVSRGTGLGLSICYAIIRDMNGEITATSEVGAGTTFIIILPKQGAEAVHGYIDDTRH; this comes from the coding sequence ATGGCTGCATCGTTCGATAACTATGCGAAAATAGTCGCGGAGCTCCTTGCAGCCCCCGGTGTCGAATCGATATGCGACTATCTCGGAGAGATCGTGAAGCGCGAATCCGGGGCGGATTATCTTGTCGTCGGTATCTATGACCCGGTAAGCGGGATGAACCAACCCCGTGCGGTGCTCGGCTTGGGCGATCGTATGAAGAGCATCATGGGCAGACTTCGAAGCGATCCGCTTAAGGTCCGATTCGGAAGCATTCCTGCCGATACAATGCCGGATCCGGAATTATTCCGGCGCCATATCGAAAAGGTAGAAGGCGGCATCGGCATATTGATGAAAGGGAAAGTGAACAGATCGGTATGTGCTGCAGCTGAAGCAATGCTCGGCATCACCGGCGTATGGGGAATGGGATTGTTCTCGGGTAATAATGTGTATGGCAGCGTTTCGTTCATCTTCTGCCAAGGACGAACGCCGGAAAAATCGTCATTCATCGAGTCGCTCGTGAATATGGCCGCGTTGGTGCTGGAACGCAGGATCGCGGAGTACGACAGCAGACAGGATGAGCAGAAACAGGTCGCCGATCTGCTTGAGCAAAGCCGCGAACGCTATCGCGAGCTTGTGGAAACCCTGCCCGTTACGATCTTTGAAACGGATATTCGGGGGAATGTTACGTATGCAAATCCGGCGGGGTACTCGCTCTTCGGCTACGACCCCGACGATGTGGCGAATGGGCTGTCGATATTCACGATGCTCGCACCGGAGGAGATCGAGAAAGCGAGGGAACGCGTCGGCCGTATCGTGTCGGGGGCTGTTACGGATACAACGAATGATTATTCGATAGTGCGAAAAGACGGTGCGCCCCGGCGGGTGCGGATACAGGCAACGATCGTCAGGAACGACAGCACCCCCGTCGGCATACGCGGCATAGCACTGGACATCACCGAAGTTGAATCGGCCGAACAGATGCGCCGGCAGCACGAGCAGATGCTCATACAGTCCGATAAGCTCATGTCGCTCGGCGAGATGGCCGCGGGACTTGCACATGAGATCAATCAGCCGTTGACCGTCATATCGCTCGCGTCGGCGAACGCTGAGTATGGTGCCGATGACCGTCACCCCGATCTGCCCAGGGTGCGCGAGAAGCTTATCGCCGTTCGGCATGCGGTCGCGAGGATACGCACCCTCATAGACCACGTGCGCGCGTTCTCCCGCGATGAAGAGTTACGGGGTACAACGTTCAGCGTGCATGAGGCCATAGAGAACGCCCGTGCATTGTTCTCTGCGCAGTATCGCGAGCATGAGATCGACGTCAGTACCGATCTCGGCTGCACCGTCCCGACGGCGATGGGGAACAGTTTTCGTTTTGAACAGGTCATCATCAACCTGCTCTCCAACGCGAAATATGCGATCGATGAAAAACGAGCGTCAGCAGATGCAGCATATCGCGGAACGATACAGATCAGGACCGGTGAAACGAAGAATCACATCTATGCCGAAATGAATGACAATGGATGCGGCATGAGCGCAGCGGTATTGGGAAGGATATTTGAGCCGTTCTTTACGACGAAACCGGTATCGCGCGGAACGGGGCTGGGGTTGTCCATATGCTACGCGATAATCCGCGACATGAACGGCGAGATCACCGCGACGAGCGAGGTCGGTGCAGGAACGACGTTCATCATCATTCTCCCCAAACAGGGGGCGGAGGCTGTCCATGGTTACATTGACGATACTCGTCATTGA
- a CDS encoding sigma-54 dependent transcriptional regulator has product MVTLTILVIDDEAEIRRELSDFLRTRGHAVLDVGLPSEAFALMHERKVDVVVIDIKLPEMNGFAVLDRIREEFPGIESIMITGHGDSTTVLEALRHGAFDFFHKPLMSEDIEAALMRTRAYISVKSRAERMTRERNMLAAIFDRTVGDIVGESASIRAVVDLAVKAASAPGAAVMITGESGTGKELVARAMHSASDRRAGAFHTLNCSAIPLGLIESELFGHKKGSFTGAIEDRIGCFEAADGGTLFLDEIGDMPLEAQAKLLRALENRVIRRVGEQKDIAVDVRVVSATNKDVRKAIAEGSFRQDLYYRLNAFVITVPPLRERPEDIPLLVDHFAAHYAMQLKRAVPVIERSAYDLLARYSFPGNIRELRNMVERAMILCDGTSITDAYFSAGEGPSPLRNEHPADDVFDLEAVEKNAIIRALRRTEGNQGGAARLLGLSDSTLSRKIHRYGIEYK; this is encoded by the coding sequence ATGGTTACATTGACGATACTCGTCATTGACGATGAAGCGGAGATACGGCGGGAGCTTTCCGACTTTCTGCGCACGCGCGGCCATGCGGTGCTCGATGTCGGACTTCCGTCGGAAGCGTTCGCCCTCATGCACGAGCGAAAGGTCGACGTGGTGGTCATCGACATCAAACTTCCAGAAATGAACGGCTTCGCCGTGCTCGATCGCATCAGAGAGGAATTCCCCGGCATCGAATCCATCATGATCACCGGACACGGCGACAGTACGACCGTGCTTGAGGCATTGCGTCACGGCGCATTCGATTTTTTCCACAAGCCGCTCATGAGCGAGGACATTGAAGCGGCGCTCATGCGCACACGCGCATATATTTCGGTGAAGAGCAGGGCTGAGCGCATGACGCGGGAACGGAACATGCTTGCCGCCATCTTTGACCGCACGGTGGGGGACATCGTGGGCGAAAGCGCGTCGATCCGCGCCGTCGTTGACCTGGCGGTGAAAGCGGCATCCGCCCCCGGCGCCGCGGTCATGATCACCGGCGAGAGCGGCACGGGAAAAGAACTTGTCGCGAGGGCCATGCATTCAGCGAGCGATCGCCGTGCCGGTGCGTTCCATACATTGAACTGCTCGGCGATACCATTGGGTCTTATCGAAAGCGAATTGTTCGGCCATAAGAAAGGTTCGTTCACCGGGGCTATCGAGGACAGGATCGGGTGCTTTGAGGCGGCGGACGGCGGCACACTGTTCCTTGATGAGATCGGCGATATGCCGCTCGAGGCGCAGGCAAAGCTCCTGCGTGCGCTTGAGAACCGCGTCATACGACGCGTCGGGGAACAGAAGGATATTGCAGTCGATGTTCGCGTGGTTTCCGCAACGAACAAGGATGTCCGAAAGGCTATCGCCGAGGGATCGTTCCGGCAGGACCTGTACTATCGGCTCAATGCATTCGTGATAACCGTACCGCCGCTGCGTGAACGCCCGGAAGACATCCCTTTACTGGTGGACCATTTTGCCGCACATTATGCGATGCAGCTGAAGCGCGCCGTACCCGTGATAGAGCGGTCGGCATACGATCTTCTCGCACGGTACTCATTCCCCGGGAACATTCGCGAATTGAGGAACATGGTGGAACGCGCGATGATACTCTGCGATGGAACATCGATTACCGATGCCTATTTCTCTGCCGGCGAGGGACCATCGCCTTTGCGCAATGAACACCCCGCGGACGATGTGTTTGACCTGGAAGCCGTGGAAAAGAATGCGATCATACGCGCACTGAGGAGAACGGAAGGGAATCAAGGTGGCGCGGCAAGGCTCCTTGGCCTCAGCGATTCGACGCTCAGCAGAAAGATCCATAGATACGGCATCGAATACAAATAG